One part of the Vicia villosa cultivar HV-30 ecotype Madison, WI linkage group LG6, Vvil1.0, whole genome shotgun sequence genome encodes these proteins:
- the LOC131610153 gene encoding uncharacterized protein LOC131610153 has protein sequence MIKNQLKIRFLRKSLDFSAFGDSVMKEFPSCFGENGVQVADSSSSSSSSGSTRGAQNVVTCIYQCKLRGRSCLITVSWTKNLMGQGLSVGIEELGNHCLCKVDIKPWLFSKRKGCKNLEVESSKIAILWDLSYAKFGSGPEPLEGYYLVVLFNKKMVLLLGDLKKEACKKIDSDNNNVGGYNSDAVFIAKREHVFGKRFYSAKAQFCDKGKIHDVRIECDTVMGSTDDPCLVIRIDSKIVMQVKQLKWKFRGNQTILVDSFPVEVFWDVHNWLFGNVAGNAVFMFQTCVSAEKLWSGQSVSDPSVMMTWAYSQQFRDSQLQGLGFSLILYAWKNE, from the coding sequence ATGATCAAAAATCAGTTAAAGATCagatttttaagaaaaagtttaGATTTTTCTGCTTTTGGTGATTCTGTCATGAAGGAGTTTCCATCTTGTTTTGGAGAAAATGGTGTGCAGGTTGcagattcatcttcatcttcatcctcttcagGTTCCACAAGAGGGGCACAGAATGTGGTTACATGTATCTATCAATGTAAATTGAGAGGTCGTTCATGTTTGATTACTGTTTCATGGACAAAGAATCTGATGGGCCAAGGGTTGAGTGTTGGGATTGAGGAATTGGGTAATCATTGTTTGTGTAAGGTTGATATAAAGCCATGGTTGTTTTCAAAGAGAAAAGGGTGTAAGAATTTGGAAGTTGAGTCTAGTAAAATTGCTATACTTTGGGATTTGAGTTATGCTAAATTTGGTTCTGGGCCAGAACCATTGGAAGGGTACTATTTGGTCGTTTTGTTTAACAAAAAGATGGTTTTGCTTTTAGGAGATCTGAAAAAAGAAGCATGCAAGAAGATTGACAGTGACAACAACAATGTTGGTGGTTATAATTCTGATGCAGTTTTTATTGCGAAGAGAGAACATGTTTTCGGCAAGAGATTTTACTCTGCGAAAGCTCAATTTTGTGACAAGGGTAAGATACATGATGTGAGAATTGAGTGTGATACGGTTATGGGGAGTACTGATGATCCTTGTCTTGTGATTAGAATTGATAGCAAGATAGTGATGCAGGTGAAGCAATTGAAGTGGAAGTTTCGCGGTAATCAGACGATTCTGGTGGACAGTTTTCCGGTGGAAGTGTTTTGGGATGTTCATAATTGGCTGTTTGGGAATGTTGCAGGAAATGCTGTTTTCATGTTTCAAACTTGTGTTTCTGCTGAGAAATTGTGGTCTGGTCAATCTGTTTCGGATCCTTCTGTTATGATGACTTGGGCTTATTCTCAGCAGTTTAGAGATTCTCAGTTGCAGGGTCttggattttctcttattttgtaTGCTTGGAAAAATGAGTAG